A section of the Octopus bimaculoides isolate UCB-OBI-ISO-001 chromosome 17, ASM119413v2, whole genome shotgun sequence genome encodes:
- the LOC106878431 gene encoding cyclic AMP-dependent transcription factor ATF-2: protein MMSEDEKPFVCSSPGCGMRFTNEDHLTVHLKKHEMCLTLNSGSNNRTPNNLFLDQTPTPTKFLKNCEEIGLFQDLTKNPFEEAFAVPLPGPHSNEVLNTPVVSRPHKIVETLKLENEDIEIQVADESSRSSVVQQQQQQQQQQQQQQESGQSSHGLSMGSPPASASVAVSATHSMPQPTSTTSDDDGVMSTTSQLADSSVQSTTEGTAVSSTTTTLPTVMHTTAAPMLSPNIISSAQYTMQVFLQLPTGQTVPVQIPATITNSAMQVASIPVPAISPKSSTATPISVAAASAVATTSSSPGLSQPSLAKQKLKAALQSSQNVPQDLTTSNNSRLVDSVNHVSQIASPSPSSMSIITETASVTSDATVSSPESLDAAIIGGSGVVIKRPKRSGEDEPDERRRKFLERNRAAAARCRQKRKQWITDLEKKAEELQNTNSRLQSEVNLLRTEVAQLKSLLLAHKDCPITLQQKSMGQLSIQAGKRHVFFCLFKKNLLANKLTLLDISSGKLKQ, encoded by the exons ATGATGAGTGAAGATGAAAAACCTTTTGTATGTTCATCTCCAGGATGTGGGAtg CGATTTACCAATGAAGATCACTTGACTGTACACTTGAAGAAACATGAGATGTGTTTAACCTTAAACTCTGGCAGCAACAATAGAACACCGAACAATTTATTTTTAG ATCAAACACCGACCCCTACCAAATTTCTTAAGAACTGTGAAGAGATTGGATTATTTCAAGATTTAACTAAGAACCCCTTTGAAGAAGCTTTT GCTGTCCCCTTACCAGGTCCACATTCCAATGAAGTACTCAATACCCCCGTGGTCTCGAGACCACACAAAATTGTGGAAACTCTCAAATTGGAGAACGAGGACATAGAAATCCAAGTAGCAGATGAATCGTCAAGAAGCAGTGTGgttcagcaacagcagcaacaacagcagcagcagcagcagcaacaggagaGCGGTCAGTCCAGCCATGGATTGTCCATGGGATCGCCTCCGGCTTCGGCCTCTGTCGCTGTTTCTGCAACGCATTCCATGCCTCAGCCCACGTCGACCACTTCGGATGACGACGGGGTCATGTCAACGACATCACAGCTTGCAGACAGTTCAGTGCAGTCAACGACGGAAGGCACCGCCGTCAGTAGTACAACTACTACTCTACCCACAGTCATGCACACTACTGCAGCTCCCAT GTTGTCCCCCAATATTATCTCATCTGCTCAGTATACAATGCAAGTGTTCTTGCAGTTACCTACAGGACAAACTGTTCCTGTACAGATCCCTGCCACTATTACGAACTCTGCCATGCAGGTAGCCTCTATACCTGTCCCTGCCATCTCTCCCAAGTCCTCTACAGCAACTCCTATTtcagttgctgctgcttctgctgtcgCCACTACTTCCTCATCACCAGGGCTTAGTCAGCCATCATTAGCTAAGCAG AAATTGAAAGCTGCTTTACAAAGTAGTCAGAATGTCCCTCAAGACTTGACCACTTCCAACAACAGTCGGTTGGTGGATTCGGTCAACCACGTCAGTCAAATAGCATCACCGTCGCCGTCATCCATGTCCATCATAACGGAGACAGCAAGTGTTACATCTGATGCTACAGTTTCATCACCAGAGAGTCTGGATGCTGCtattattggtggtagtggtgttgtcaT TAAGAGACCTAAAAGGTCAGGAGAAGACGAACCTGATGAAAGACGACGGAAATTTCTTGAAAGGAACAG AGCTGCTGCAGCCAGGTGCCGGCAGAAGAGGAAGCAGTGGATAACCGACTTAGAGAAAAAAGCAGAAGAATTGCAGAATACCAACTCAAGATTACAG AGTGAAGTAAATCTTTTACGTACAGAAGTGGCtcaattaaaatcattattacttGCTCACAAGGATTGTCCTATTACactacaacaaaaatcaatggGGCAACTTTCCATACAAGCAGGTAAGCGGCatgttttcttctgtctttttaaaaagaatttattagCAAACAAACTCACATTGTTAGACATTTCTTCAGGGAAATTAAAGCAATAA